The following proteins come from a genomic window of Streptomyces sp. GS7:
- a CDS encoding ADP-ribosylglycohydrolase family protein: MLGLAVGDALGAPAENLTPHQIQCRWGRIEGFVTDDPAGTDDTEYAVFSGLLLAAHGAALTTAQVEAAWRRCLADRDEGPFRGAGFSERGTLENLRRGLAAPRSAQHRHAWSDGLAMRAAPFGVFAAGRPSEAARLAAVDGAVSHTGEGIHGGRAVAAGVAAAMTADSPDSVLAAALAAVPEDSWTGRSLRRAVAAARRAGAAGRAAEDAVRNAVVVDGYPWADLAPEAVGLAFGAFAAAGGDPAGSVLTAVNMGRDADTTGAVAGALAGALRGAAAIPAAWAAAIGPARGSCLPSVAGYHVLDVAELLVAAGGATALTGAAVSAG, translated from the coding sequence ATGCTGGGACTGGCCGTCGGGGACGCGCTGGGCGCCCCCGCCGAGAACCTGACACCCCATCAGATCCAGTGCCGCTGGGGGCGGATCGAGGGGTTCGTCACGGACGACCCGGCCGGCACCGACGACACCGAGTACGCCGTCTTCTCCGGCCTGCTGCTCGCCGCGCACGGTGCGGCGCTGACCACCGCGCAGGTCGAGGCCGCCTGGCGCCGGTGCCTGGCCGACCGCGACGAAGGGCCGTTCCGCGGCGCCGGCTTCAGCGAACGCGGCACCCTGGAGAACCTGCGCCGCGGCCTGGCCGCACCGCGCTCCGCCCAGCACCGGCACGCCTGGAGCGACGGACTGGCGATGCGGGCCGCGCCGTTCGGGGTGTTCGCGGCCGGCCGGCCCTCCGAGGCCGCCCGGCTGGCCGCCGTGGACGGCGCGGTCAGCCACACCGGCGAGGGCATCCACGGCGGGCGGGCGGTGGCCGCCGGGGTCGCCGCCGCGATGACGGCCGACTCCCCCGACTCCGTGCTCGCCGCCGCGCTCGCCGCCGTACCGGAGGACTCCTGGACGGGGCGGTCGCTGCGGCGGGCGGTGGCGGCGGCCCGCCGGGCCGGGGCCGCGGGGCGCGCCGCCGAGGACGCGGTGCGGAACGCCGTGGTGGTCGACGGGTACCCCTGGGCGGATCTGGCGCCCGAGGCCGTCGGGCTGGCGTTCGGCGCGTTCGCCGCGGCCGGCGGCGATCCCGCCGGATCGGTGCTGACCGCGGTCAACATGGGGCGCGACGCGGACACCACCGGGGCGGTCGCCGGCGCGCTGGCGGGGGCGCTGCGCGGGGCCGCGGCGATCCCCGCCGCCTGGGCCGCCGCGATCGGCCCGGCGCGCGGCAGCTGCCTGCCGTCGGTGGCGGGGTACCACGTGCTGGACGTCGCGGAGTTGCTGGTGGCGGCGGGCGGGGCCACGGCGCTCACCGGGGCCGCGGTGAGCGCCGGATG